A section of the Polynucleobacter sp. AP-Sving-400A-A2 genome encodes:
- a CDS encoding ferredoxin--NADP reductase, whose protein sequence is MAAYNTETVLTVHHWNDTLFSFTTTRNKGLRFRSGHFLMIGLEVEGKPLVRAYSVASPNYEEHLEFLSIKVQDGPLTSRLQKIQVGDPILVSEKSVGTLVIDDLNPGKHLYLFSTGTGLAPFMSIIRDPDTYEKFEKVVLIHGVRLVSELAYGEYIKDELTQNEYIGEIIREKLIYYPTVTREAFKHTGRLTTAIESGQLFKDIGLPPLDPAVDRAMICGSPSMLKETAEMLDSKGFKVSPSLGQLGDYVFERAFVEK, encoded by the coding sequence ATGGCTGCCTACAACACTGAAACCGTCCTCACTGTTCATCACTGGAATGACACCCTATTTAGTTTCACGACCACCAGAAACAAAGGTCTACGCTTTCGTAGCGGTCATTTTTTGATGATTGGCCTAGAAGTTGAAGGGAAGCCATTGGTTCGCGCCTACAGTGTGGCGAGCCCTAACTATGAAGAGCATTTAGAGTTTTTAAGTATCAAGGTTCAAGATGGCCCCCTCACCTCCCGTCTTCAGAAGATTCAGGTGGGCGACCCGATTTTGGTCAGCGAGAAATCCGTAGGTACCCTAGTCATCGACGACTTAAATCCAGGTAAGCACCTCTACTTATTTAGTACCGGCACAGGACTGGCACCCTTCATGAGCATTATTCGTGATCCGGATACCTATGAGAAGTTTGAAAAAGTAGTGTTGATTCATGGTGTTCGTTTGGTAAGTGAGCTGGCCTATGGTGAGTACATTAAAGATGAACTCACTCAAAACGAATATATTGGTGAAATCATTCGCGAGAAGTTAATTTATTACCCAACCGTGACGCGCGAAGCTTTTAAGCACACGGGTCGTTTAACTACCGCGATTGAATCAGGCCAACTCTTTAAAGATATTGGTTTGCCTCCATTAGACCCAGCAGTAGATCGCGCCATGATCTGTGGTAGCCCATCCATGCTAAAAGAAACTGCGGAGATGCTCGATTCCAAAGGCTTTAAGGTATCTCCTAGCCTTGGTCAATTAGGTGACTACGTATTTGAGCGCGCATTCGTAGAAAAGTAA
- a CDS encoding sulfite exporter TauE/SafE family protein, producing the protein MIEPASLALAAVIVLCGFFIFGISGFGSSIVSVPLLVQMYPLKVVVPMMVIIDICASLYVGRKSSSDANIQELKWLFPFSLIGMVLGIFLLIRAPSEPLLLILGLFAAINGFRVLVQRNVESRDPINRWWAVPFGFFGGVFTALFATGGPVYVSYLGLRINNPKVLRATMAFAIFMLTFLRLTLMLVTGLILSWEVIGLAICLMPVTFLGIWAGSHVHTKLSNASMRIAYGSILVFAGSMLLIRQIT; encoded by the coding sequence TTGATTGAGCCGGCCTCACTTGCGCTAGCAGCTGTAATAGTTCTTTGCGGATTCTTCATCTTTGGAATTTCTGGATTCGGCTCGTCAATAGTATCTGTACCTTTATTGGTTCAGATGTATCCACTAAAGGTTGTAGTACCAATGATGGTCATCATTGATATCTGTGCCTCACTTTATGTCGGCAGGAAGTCATCTAGCGATGCAAATATTCAAGAATTGAAATGGCTATTCCCCTTTAGCTTAATTGGAATGGTATTGGGTATCTTTTTATTGATAAGAGCGCCAAGCGAACCCTTGCTCTTAATCCTTGGGCTATTTGCAGCTATTAACGGTTTTCGTGTTTTGGTTCAGAGAAATGTCGAGTCTCGAGATCCAATTAACAGGTGGTGGGCAGTACCATTTGGATTCTTTGGCGGTGTATTTACAGCCCTTTTTGCTACAGGCGGACCGGTGTACGTTTCTTACCTCGGTTTAAGAATTAATAATCCCAAGGTACTTCGTGCGACTATGGCATTCGCTATTTTTATGCTGACATTTTTGCGGCTGACCTTAATGCTAGTTACGGGACTCATCCTGAGCTGGGAGGTCATCGGCCTTGCTATTTGTTTAATGCCTGTGACTTTCTTGGGAATTTGGGCGGGGTCCCATGTTCACACCAAGCTTAGCAACGCTTCTATGCGTATTGCCTATGGGTCAATATTGGTGTTTGCTGGCTCGATGTTATTAATTAGGCAGATTACATAA
- a CDS encoding YeiH family protein: protein MLTTIRKNTPGLLVCLLIAMSTSFLSENYGGPQLLYALLIGLSLHFLYLNEAVKPGIDFCAKTVLRLGVAFLGIRITFADIGAIGLNTGLMVMFAVAATVALGFFLAKLLKLSPDFGLIAGGSVGICGASAALAVASVLPKTKENERFTLLVVVGVTVLSTIAMVVYPFALQLINITALPAGIFLGATIHDVAQVVAAGMLFGPEAGDVATVVKLFRVALLLPVVLFISIFFGAEKSSQRLGWGSLRLIPTFLLGFVALSVVASMQILPSSITHSIGGISRWMLVIAIAAAGLKTNFQDLAKLGWQPVVMLVVETIFIAAIGLIFISSSL, encoded by the coding sequence ATGTTGACCACCATTCGGAAAAATACTCCAGGACTGTTGGTTTGCTTGCTCATTGCCATGTCCACCAGTTTTCTTTCTGAGAATTATGGTGGCCCACAGTTGTTGTACGCATTACTGATTGGCTTGTCGCTCCATTTTCTCTATCTCAATGAGGCAGTAAAGCCGGGAATTGATTTTTGCGCCAAAACGGTTTTGCGTTTGGGTGTCGCATTTCTGGGTATTCGGATTACATTTGCTGATATTGGCGCAATTGGTTTGAATACCGGATTAATGGTGATGTTTGCAGTTGCTGCTACGGTAGCCCTGGGATTCTTTTTAGCTAAGCTCTTAAAGCTATCCCCAGACTTTGGATTGATTGCGGGTGGATCCGTTGGTATTTGCGGAGCTTCAGCAGCCTTAGCGGTAGCTTCAGTTCTGCCAAAAACAAAAGAGAATGAGCGTTTTACTCTGCTTGTAGTGGTAGGGGTAACCGTCCTCTCCACCATTGCCATGGTGGTGTATCCCTTCGCATTGCAGTTGATCAATATCACCGCCTTACCTGCAGGCATCTTTCTAGGGGCTACTATTCATGATGTTGCGCAGGTAGTGGCTGCGGGTATGTTGTTTGGCCCTGAGGCAGGTGATGTAGCTACTGTAGTTAAGCTTTTCCGTGTCGCTCTTTTATTACCTGTCGTTTTATTTATCTCTATTTTCTTTGGTGCTGAAAAATCATCTCAACGCTTAGGATGGGGCAGCTTACGCCTGATACCAACATTCCTATTGGGATTTGTGGCTTTATCGGTTGTTGCATCCATGCAGATCTTGCCAAGCTCGATAACTCATTCGATAGGTGGTATTTCCCGGTGGATGCTAGTGATTGCTATTGCTGCTGCTGGGTTAAAAACCAATTTTCAAGATCTGGCCAAATTGGGTTGGCAGCCTGTTGTGATGTTAGTTGTTGAGACAATATTTATTGCTGCAATCGGATTAATCTTCATTAGTAGCTCTCTGTAA
- the prfB gene encoding peptide chain release factor 2 (programmed frameshift): MEAEQLNIISNTLSDLLTREQALRGYLDFEVKSRRLTEVNSILEDPTIWDDQKKAQALGKEKKLLDGVVATLTDLNSNITGALELFDMAKEESDFETITAIEQDVVGYSKIIHDLEFRRMFHNEMDSCNCFIDVQAGAGGTEACDWASILLRQYLKYCERKGYKTEILEESDGDVAGIKSATIKVDGEYAYGHLRSETGVHRLVRKSPFDSSNGRHTSFASIYVYPEIDDSIEIDVNPADIRTDTYRASGAGGQHINKTDSAVRLTHLPTGIVVQCQNDRSQHRNRAEAMTMLKSRLYEHEMQKRRAEQDKLEASKTDVGWGHQIRSYVLDQSRIKDLRTNVEISNTQKVLDGDLDAFIEASLKQGV, encoded by the exons ATGGAAGCCGAACAACTCAACATTATTTCAAATACCCTGTCCGATCTACTCACCCGTGAGCAAGCACTTCGGGGGTATCTT GACTTCGAAGTAAAGTCACGACGCCTTACTGAAGTTAACTCTATTCTGGAAGATCCCACCATCTGGGACGATCAAAAGAAAGCTCAAGCCCTCGGCAAAGAGAAGAAATTGCTCGATGGTGTTGTTGCCACCCTCACCGATTTAAATAGCAATATCACTGGTGCCCTCGAATTATTCGACATGGCTAAAGAAGAAAGTGATTTTGAAACTATTACTGCTATAGAACAAGACGTTGTGGGCTATAGCAAGATCATTCATGATCTCGAGTTCCGCCGCATGTTCCATAACGAAATGGATTCCTGCAATTGCTTTATCGATGTTCAGGCGGGCGCCGGCGGAACAGAAGCGTGTGACTGGGCCAGCATACTACTACGCCAATATCTTAAATATTGCGAGCGCAAAGGTTACAAGACAGAAATCCTAGAAGAATCCGATGGCGATGTTGCCGGCATCAAGAGTGCCACTATCAAGGTGGACGGTGAATATGCATACGGACACTTGCGCTCAGAAACTGGTGTGCACCGCTTAGTGCGCAAGTCACCTTTTGATTCCTCCAATGGTCGCCACACTTCGTTTGCCAGTATCTATGTATACCCAGAGATTGACGACTCGATTGAGATTGACGTTAATCCAGCAGATATTCGTACCGACACCTATCGCGCCTCTGGTGCGGGTGGTCAGCACATTAATAAAACCGACTCTGCTGTTCGCTTAACTCACCTTCCCACCGGAATTGTGGTGCAGTGTCAGAATGATCGAAGCCAACACCGCAATAGGGCTGAAGCGATGACGATGCTCAAATCTCGCTTGTATGAGCACGAGATGCAAAAGCGTCGTGCTGAACAGGATAAGCTTGAAGCCAGTAAAACCGATGTGGGCTGGGGTCATCAAATCCGCTCCTACGTGCTGGACCAAAGTCGGATTAAAGACTTGCGCACTAACGTTGAGATCTCGAACACACAAAAGGTATTAGATGGTGATCTCGATGCCTTTATTGAAGCCAGCCTGAAGCAAGGCGTCTGA
- a CDS encoding Ldh family oxidoreductase → MNLSYPEILALASSGLQAAGINSKAAYETAQFLALAELDGLASHGLARVPQYAAHAKNGRIELDPKLRVRPFKLAAALVDARDGLAFPALRFATDLSVNLASKNGLGLVAITNSHHFGVAGHYVEAAARAGYVSLLFGNTPAAMPMVGGTKAIFGTNPLAAAFPTPSGDPLVIDMSLSAVARGKLLVAAKNGQAIPEGWALTADGKPTTDPQEGLKGLMLPLGGDKGALLALIVELLVVGLSGSRFSYEADSFFDPKGNRPRIGQLILTIDTGLAGKSVFASRIQDFIDVLSADAGTRLPGQRRFQQRATGFSNGVTVSDVVVEEIQTGIRQSWTE, encoded by the coding sequence ATGAATCTGAGCTATCCAGAGATTCTTGCCTTGGCAAGCTCAGGCCTTCAGGCTGCTGGGATCAATTCAAAAGCGGCTTATGAGACTGCACAGTTTCTGGCGCTGGCGGAATTGGATGGGCTAGCCTCGCATGGTTTGGCGAGAGTTCCGCAATATGCTGCGCATGCGAAAAATGGCCGAATTGAGCTTGATCCCAAGTTAAGGGTCCGTCCATTTAAATTAGCAGCCGCTTTGGTCGATGCACGTGATGGCCTTGCATTTCCTGCACTTCGTTTTGCAACTGACCTATCAGTGAACCTAGCCTCCAAAAATGGCCTTGGTTTAGTAGCTATAACTAATAGCCATCATTTTGGTGTTGCAGGGCATTATGTTGAGGCTGCAGCCCGAGCAGGTTATGTCTCTCTTCTGTTTGGAAATACGCCAGCTGCTATGCCTATGGTTGGTGGTACAAAAGCAATCTTTGGAACCAACCCATTGGCTGCAGCTTTTCCTACCCCCAGCGGCGACCCTTTAGTTATAGACATGTCACTTTCTGCAGTAGCCCGCGGAAAACTCTTGGTTGCAGCAAAAAATGGTCAAGCGATTCCAGAAGGATGGGCATTGACTGCAGATGGCAAGCCAACTACTGATCCACAAGAAGGCTTAAAGGGTTTAATGCTTCCTTTGGGTGGCGATAAAGGGGCCTTACTAGCCCTCATCGTTGAATTGCTAGTAGTCGGACTTTCAGGCAGCCGCTTTTCTTATGAAGCGGATTCCTTTTTTGACCCTAAAGGCAATCGTCCGCGTATTGGTCAACTGATATTGACTATTGATACAGGTTTGGCAGGTAAGTCTGTTTTTGCCAGTCGCATCCAAGACTTTATCGATGTCTTAAGTGCCGATGCAGGAACTCGTCTTCCTGGACAACGTCGTTTTCAGCAGCGTGCTACAGGATTTAGTAATGGCGTCACAGTTTCAGATGTGGTTGTGGAAGAAATTCAGACTGGTATCCGCCAGTCATGGACTGAGTAG
- a CDS encoding SAF domain-containing protein: protein MIHFVVHEPADGVGVVVVEGVKAGTDLIGWVMDGDLTLNIKSESDIPIGHKISLNDFKPGDTVMKYGVDIGKVVAPIKKGEHLHVQNVKTKRW, encoded by the coding sequence ATGATCCACTTTGTCGTGCATGAGCCAGCAGATGGCGTAGGTGTAGTAGTAGTTGAGGGCGTCAAGGCCGGAACCGACTTAATTGGTTGGGTAATGGATGGCGACCTTACTTTGAATATCAAGTCTGAAAGTGATATTCCTATTGGTCACAAAATTTCATTGAACGATTTCAAGCCAGGTGACACGGTAATGAAATACGGCGTTGATATTGGCAAGGTAGTAGCCCCAATCAAAAAGGGCGAACACCTTCACGTCCAAAACGTAAAAACTAAGCGCTGGTAA
- a CDS encoding tripartite tricarboxylate transporter substrate binding protein has protein sequence MFENKKYKFSRRLVLLAGALTLALPQLATAQSWPTKPIKLIIPFAAGGTTDILGRLLAQQLTKDLGQNVIVENKGGAGGNIAAEFVAQSPADGYTIMLASGSMLTVNPSLYKKLPVNYSKDFVNITNVASGPMLLSVSTKIPVKNLNEFITYAKTKDLNFGSAGIGSQVHMAAENLTYSANIPATHVPYKGESAAINDLVSGQIDFMVGNLTAATGFAKAGQIKPIAVTSAKRVKQLPDVPTVAESGIPGFESTGWFGLVAPANTPKVITDKIYDATVKAVKSEAMQKSLELNGLSPVVNSQKDFDAQIKAELANWEKVIKGRNISAQ, from the coding sequence ATGTTTGAGAATAAAAAATATAAGTTCAGTAGACGTTTAGTTTTACTTGCAGGAGCGCTTACCCTTGCATTACCTCAATTAGCAACAGCGCAATCCTGGCCAACAAAGCCGATTAAATTAATTATTCCTTTTGCAGCCGGCGGTACCACCGATATTCTTGGTCGACTGCTAGCTCAGCAGTTAACAAAAGATTTAGGACAAAACGTCATTGTCGAAAATAAGGGCGGTGCTGGTGGAAATATCGCCGCTGAATTTGTAGCGCAATCGCCCGCAGATGGCTACACCATCATGCTTGCCTCTGGAAGTATGCTGACCGTAAATCCTAGTTTGTATAAAAAATTGCCAGTTAATTACAGTAAAGATTTTGTGAACATCACCAATGTGGCTAGTGGCCCAATGTTGCTATCTGTGAGTACCAAAATCCCAGTCAAGAATTTAAATGAATTTATTACCTATGCAAAAACTAAGGATCTGAATTTTGGATCGGCAGGTATTGGTAGCCAGGTTCATATGGCAGCTGAAAACTTAACCTATTCCGCCAATATCCCGGCGACCCATGTGCCTTATAAGGGTGAATCTGCTGCTATCAATGATTTAGTGTCAGGACAAATAGACTTTATGGTTGGCAACCTCACTGCTGCAACGGGTTTTGCAAAAGCTGGGCAGATTAAGCCGATTGCTGTAACTAGCGCTAAACGCGTAAAGCAACTTCCCGATGTTCCAACGGTTGCCGAAAGTGGCATCCCTGGCTTTGAAAGTACTGGTTGGTTTGGCTTAGTGGCACCGGCCAATACTCCAAAAGTCATTACGGACAAAATCTATGACGCTACTGTTAAGGCCGTGAAGTCAGAAGCCATGCAAAAAAGTTTAGAGCTAAACGGCTTATCCCCGGTGGTGAATTCTCAGAAAGACTTTGATGCTCAGATTAAAGCTGAGTTAGCTAACTGGGAAAAGGTGATTAAGGGTCGCAATATTAGTGCCCAGTAA
- a CDS encoding UxaA family hydrolase yields the protein MTNLKDATFLGYRRENGRMGIRNHVLILPLDDLSNAACEAVANNIKGTMAIPHSYGRLQFGADLDLHFRTLIGTGSNPNVAAVVVIGIEPQWTKIIVDGIKASGKPVEGFWIEGNGDTATIASASKAAYSMMKHASKQKRVSAPLSELWVSTKCGESDTTSGCGANPTVGDAFDKLYAIGSTMVFGETTELTGGEHLVEARCRTPEVKKKFREMFDRYQDVIERHKTSDLSDSQPTKGNIAGGLTTIEEKALGNIQKIGKKCIVDSVLDKGEEPKIPGLHFMDSSSAAAEMVTLCAAAGFTAHFFPTGQGNVIGNAILPVIKICANPKTVRTMGEHIDVDVSGLLRREENMDQAGDKLLDCLKRTADGELTASEILGHREFVLTRLYESA from the coding sequence ATGACTAATTTGAAAGACGCGACCTTTTTAGGTTATCGCCGTGAAAACGGCCGCATGGGTATTCGTAATCACGTATTGATTTTGCCTTTGGACGACCTATCCAATGCAGCCTGTGAAGCAGTGGCAAACAATATCAAAGGAACGATGGCGATTCCTCACTCCTATGGTCGTTTACAGTTCGGAGCTGACTTGGATTTACACTTTCGCACCTTAATTGGTACAGGTTCTAATCCAAACGTAGCTGCTGTAGTGGTGATTGGTATTGAGCCACAGTGGACAAAAATTATCGTTGATGGCATCAAGGCATCTGGCAAGCCAGTTGAAGGCTTCTGGATTGAAGGCAATGGCGATACAGCAACTATTGCTTCCGCTAGTAAGGCTGCCTACAGCATGATGAAACATGCATCAAAGCAAAAACGTGTTTCCGCTCCATTGTCTGAGCTATGGGTTTCTACAAAATGCGGTGAATCCGATACGACTTCTGGTTGTGGTGCAAATCCAACCGTAGGTGATGCTTTTGATAAGTTGTATGCAATTGGTTCCACCATGGTTTTTGGTGAAACTACTGAATTGACTGGTGGCGAGCATTTAGTTGAAGCGCGTTGCCGTACTCCTGAGGTTAAGAAAAAGTTCCGCGAGATGTTTGATCGCTACCAGGATGTGATTGAGCGTCATAAGACAAGCGATCTATCTGACTCTCAGCCAACCAAGGGCAACATTGCAGGTGGTTTAACAACTATCGAAGAGAAGGCTTTGGGCAATATCCAAAAAATTGGTAAAAAATGTATTGTGGATAGCGTGCTGGATAAGGGTGAAGAGCCAAAGATTCCTGGACTGCATTTCATGGACTCATCATCAGCTGCCGCTGAAATGGTTACCTTGTGCGCAGCTGCAGGTTTTACAGCCCACTTCTTCCCAACAGGTCAGGGTAATGTGATCGGTAATGCAATTCTTCCAGTCATTAAGATTTGCGCTAATCCAAAGACTGTTCGTACTATGGGTGAGCATATCGATGTTGATGTGTCTGGCTTATTGCGTCGCGAAGAGAACATGGATCAGGCGGGAGATAAGCTATTGGATTGCTTGAAGCGTACAGCTGATGGTGAATTGACTGCTTCTGAAATTCTTGGTCACCGTGAGTTTGTATTGACTCGTTTATACGAATCAGCATAA
- the lysS gene encoding lysine--tRNA ligase: MNDPVNSNPSQAPATELVDENHIIAERREKLAKLRESGIAFPNDFVPTHLASNLHTHYDSLTKEELAAKKVHVKVAGRMVLKRVMGKASFATVQDRSGQIQFYINDEISGADTHGAFKHWDMGDFISAEGHLFKTNKGELSVECSNLRLLSKSLRPLPDKFHGLSDLETKYRQRYVDLIVNPESRNAFRARSNTIASLRRHMLDADFMEVETPMLHPIPGGATAKPFITHHNALDMQMFLRIAPELYLKRLVVGGFERVFEINRNFRNEGVSPRHNPEFTMMEFYAAYTDYRWLMDFTESLIRAAAMDAQGTAVLTHQGRELDLSKPFQRLTITEAILKYCGQSNKSYEAAQLEDAAFIRSELKKGGENPDSPSLKNAGIGALQLALFELVAESHLWEPTYIIDYPIEVSPLARESDTRPGITERFELFITGREIANGFSELNDAEDQANRFRKQVEQKEAGDEEAMYFDHDFIRALEYGMPPTGGCGIGIDRLVMLLTDVPNIRDVILFPHLRREEE; encoded by the coding sequence ATGAACGATCCAGTGAATTCCAATCCTAGCCAAGCCCCTGCAACCGAGCTGGTTGATGAAAATCACATCATTGCAGAGCGCCGCGAAAAATTAGCAAAACTTCGTGAAAGTGGCATAGCGTTCCCGAATGATTTTGTGCCTACACATTTAGCCAGCAATTTGCATACCCACTATGACAGCCTCACCAAAGAAGAATTGGCTGCCAAAAAGGTTCATGTGAAAGTTGCAGGTCGCATGGTGCTTAAGCGCGTCATGGGCAAAGCGAGTTTTGCCACAGTTCAAGACCGCAGTGGTCAGATTCAGTTCTACATTAATGATGAAATCAGTGGAGCTGATACCCACGGAGCTTTTAAGCACTGGGATATGGGTGACTTTATCTCTGCTGAAGGCCATTTATTTAAGACCAATAAAGGCGAGCTTTCTGTTGAGTGCAGCAATCTGCGCTTATTGAGTAAATCCTTGCGCCCTTTGCCAGATAAGTTTCATGGCCTCTCTGATTTGGAGACTAAATATCGTCAACGCTATGTTGATTTGATCGTCAATCCAGAGAGCCGTAATGCCTTCAGAGCGCGTAGTAATACGATTGCCTCCTTACGTCGCCATATGCTCGATGCAGATTTTATGGAAGTTGAAACGCCGATGCTCCATCCCATTCCTGGTGGTGCAACGGCTAAGCCCTTCATTACGCACCACAATGCTTTAGATATGCAAATGTTTTTGCGGATTGCGCCAGAGCTTTATCTCAAGCGCTTAGTTGTCGGTGGTTTTGAGCGCGTGTTTGAGATAAACCGCAACTTCCGCAATGAAGGCGTAAGTCCACGGCACAATCCAGAATTCACGATGATGGAATTCTATGCGGCTTATACCGATTACCGTTGGCTGATGGATTTTACGGAGAGCTTAATTCGTGCTGCTGCAATGGATGCACAAGGCACCGCTGTTCTAACCCACCAAGGTCGTGAACTAGATCTCAGCAAGCCCTTCCAGCGCTTAACAATTACTGAAGCCATCCTGAAATATTGTGGCCAGTCAAACAAGAGTTATGAAGCGGCTCAATTAGAAGATGCTGCATTTATTCGCTCTGAATTGAAAAAAGGTGGTGAGAACCCAGATTCCCCTTCCTTGAAGAACGCTGGTATTGGCGCTCTTCAACTCGCTCTGTTTGAATTGGTGGCTGAGTCACACCTTTGGGAGCCAACTTACATCATCGATTACCCAATCGAAGTAAGCCCTCTTGCCCGCGAATCGGATACCCGCCCTGGCATTACCGAGCGCTTTGAATTATTCATTACTGGTCGCGAAATCGCCAACGGCTTTTCAGAGTTAAACGATGCCGAAGATCAAGCTAATCGCTTCCGCAAGCAAGTAGAACAAAAAGAAGCGGGTGATGAGGAAGCCATGTACTTTGACCATGACTTCATTCGCGCTCTGGAATATGGCATGCCCCCAACTGGCGGTTGCGGTATCGGTATTGATCGCTTGGTGATGCTACTAACTGACGTACCCAATATTCGTGATGTGATCCTGTTCCCGCATCTACGTCGCGAAGAAGAGTAA
- a CDS encoding GntR family transcriptional regulator, with amino-acid sequence MRNLTAYEEVKQKITEDLVRGRYPMGQALPAEKDLSKELDVSIGTLRKAVDELVAEGIVVRRQGRGTYVVEHDLKRLLYYFFHIVKHDAEKKVYPKVELVSLNSATANKEEASKLAIKEGAPVWRITNRLSLEGQCVMIDQITLDKQRFKELTRADFIEREGSIYQMYQMEYGQTVVRSSERLRAGLAGKQHAEWLGLSPESPVLVIRRVALGIQDEPLEWRVSTLNTTQHEYFSELVA; translated from the coding sequence ATGAGAAACCTGACCGCTTACGAGGAAGTCAAGCAAAAGATCACCGAAGATCTGGTCAGGGGTCGATATCCTATGGGGCAGGCGTTGCCTGCCGAAAAGGATTTATCAAAAGAGTTAGATGTATCTATAGGTACCCTGCGCAAAGCGGTGGACGAGTTGGTTGCTGAAGGTATCGTAGTCCGACGCCAGGGCAGGGGCACCTATGTTGTTGAGCATGATCTCAAAAGACTTCTATATTATTTTTTCCACATTGTTAAACACGATGCTGAGAAAAAGGTTTACCCCAAAGTTGAGCTAGTCTCCTTAAATAGCGCTACTGCCAATAAGGAAGAGGCGAGTAAGCTGGCAATAAAAGAGGGTGCACCCGTTTGGAGAATTACCAATCGCCTGTCATTGGAAGGGCAGTGCGTGATGATTGATCAGATTACGCTAGATAAACAGCGGTTTAAGGAATTAACCCGTGCCGACTTTATTGAGCGCGAGGGCAGCATTTATCAAATGTATCAAATGGAATACGGCCAGACCGTTGTGCGAAGTAGTGAGCGTTTACGTGCCGGCTTAGCGGGGAAGCAACATGCTGAGTGGCTTGGATTAAGTCCAGAGTCTCCCGTACTAGTGATCAGAAGAGTGGCGCTGGGCATTCAGGATGAGCCTCTAGAGTGGCGTGTTTCCACGTTAAATACTACTCAACATGAGTATTTCAGTGAGTTGGTAGCTTAG
- a CDS encoding isoprenylcysteine carboxylmethyltransferase family protein codes for MSSLPHKSIFERGAWYVVVQGILIGLILFGPQGPLLISSEPTASILQSCGIAIGLLACLIMAIAVINLGKNLTPLPCPKDNAVLIKNGLYQFVRHPIYFGVLLAALAWLLISPGIYILLYAIGLFFLFDIKARREEVWLVERFPDYQDYQRRVKKLIPTIY; via the coding sequence ATGAGTTCACTGCCACACAAATCGATCTTTGAAAGAGGTGCATGGTATGTGGTGGTTCAAGGAATTCTGATTGGCCTCATCTTGTTTGGTCCCCAAGGCCCTCTTTTAATTAGCTCAGAACCAACTGCTTCCATTCTGCAATCCTGTGGCATTGCCATCGGCTTGCTAGCTTGCTTGATCATGGCCATTGCCGTCATTAATCTGGGTAAAAATCTTACCCCCTTGCCTTGCCCAAAAGACAATGCTGTTCTGATTAAAAATGGCTTATATCAATTTGTAAGGCACCCGATCTACTTTGGAGTACTCTTGGCAGCACTGGCTTGGCTACTCATTTCCCCCGGGATTTATATATTGCTCTATGCCATTGGCCTATTTTTCTTATTTGATATCAAAGCAAGGCGAGAAGAAGTGTGGCTGGTAGAACGTTTTCCAGATTATCAAGACTATCAGCGTAGAGTCAAAAAGTTAATTCCTACTATCTATTAA
- a CDS encoding OsmC family protein produces the protein MSSEPSVRLVQQADYQFAIYYNEERDPIYGDEPPPLGKSQGATPSQFLLAGVANCLSDSLLFALRKFKQNPEPIETKASCEIGRNAENRLRILAINVEIRIGVPGNTLENLERVLAQFQDFCTVSSSVSLGIPVNVTVVDSESTKLYPAT, from the coding sequence ATGAGTAGCGAGCCTTCCGTAAGACTAGTTCAGCAAGCTGATTACCAGTTTGCTATTTATTACAACGAAGAGCGTGACCCCATTTATGGAGATGAGCCGCCACCCCTGGGAAAATCACAAGGTGCTACACCATCCCAGTTCTTGCTGGCGGGTGTCGCTAATTGTTTATCTGACTCGCTACTCTTCGCGCTCAGAAAGTTTAAGCAAAATCCTGAGCCAATCGAAACAAAGGCCAGTTGCGAAATCGGTAGAAATGCAGAAAACCGTTTACGTATCTTGGCTATCAATGTGGAGATTCGGATTGGCGTTCCAGGTAATACCCTTGAGAATCTTGAGCGTGTATTGGCTCAGTTTCAAGATTTCTGTACCGTATCTTCTAGCGTGAGCTTGGGTATTCCAGTGAATGTAACCGTAGTTGATAGTGAGAGCACGAAGCTATATCCAGCGACTTAA